A section of the Humulus lupulus chromosome 2, drHumLupu1.1, whole genome shotgun sequence genome encodes:
- the LOC133817833 gene encoding uncharacterized protein LOC133817833: MRKLSFHEKKLLKKVNFLEWKSEGGHRESQVMQRYHVTGRDDYKKYSGLCRMVHKLVNILMKMDGKDPFRIQMTDMLLEKMYNIGVIPSRQSLALCERLTVSAFCRRRLSTILVRLKFAEHLKEAVTYIEQGHIRVGPDTITDPAFLVTRNMEDFITWVDSSKIKRKVLEYNDKLDDYDAMN; the protein is encoded by the exons ATGAGGAAGCTAAGTTTCCATGAGAAAAAGCTACTGAAGAAAGTCAACTTCTTGGAATGGAAGAGCGAAGGAGGTCACAGGGAATCCCAGGTTATGCAGCGCTACCATGTTACTGGTCGTGACGATTATAAGAA ATATTCGGGTTTGTGTCGAATGGTGCATAAGTTGGTAAACATATTGATGAAGATGGATGGAAAAGACCCTTTTCGTATTCAGATGACTGATATGCTCTTGGAGAAGAT GTACAACATTGGTGTGATACCATCAAGGCAAAGCTTGGCTTTGTGTGAGCGCTTAACAGTCTCTGCTTTTTGCAG ACGCAGGCTTTCGACTATTCTGGTGCGGTTGAAGTTTGCAGAGCACTTGAAGGAGGCTGTCACATACATCGAGCAGGGGCATATACGAGTTGGTCCAGACACTATCACTGATCCAGCATTCCTTGTGACAAGGAACATGGAAGACTTCATTACATGGGTGGATTCATCTAAGATAAAGAGGAAGGTGCTAGAATACAATGACAAGTTGGATGACTATGATGCAATGAACTGA